The proteins below come from a single Trachemys scripta elegans isolate TJP31775 chromosome 16, CAS_Tse_1.0, whole genome shotgun sequence genomic window:
- the NFE2 gene encoding transcription factor NF-E2 45 kDa subunit isoform X1, translating into MSDFASCGLQIHRTGSENFAATAGFGVALLEQTLGRAWAGKMPPCPPQQGRARTTLLPAPQLSEPGQQGEMELTWQEIMSIAELQGLDVPNETPYDPALYTLMHQMAPTANYGHCPALGDGPVPSCSQPAPVYDRQYLDAMVAPCPRLGMGPVPPIVPPYGYTGMLISSSLDPGPETTALSQMGTNKTPSLSGLLSESQGEAGRRAEGGRAEGYGPPPPCNAQEDLESDSGLSLNYSDADSMETEGLEPSRPRPDYAEMYPVDYGPHYPLLPTLQEVPPFAMQPLEPFKPQLEKGRVPPRAELACNRDERRALAMKIPFPTEKIVNLPVDDFNELVSKYQLTEPQLALIRDIRRRGKNKVAAQNCRKRKLENIVQLEQELEQLGRERQQLLRDRCEVDKTLGLMKQKLGQLYREVFLMLRDDAGNPYSPEEFSLQLTADGGIFLVPRSKKLDSGD; encoded by the exons ATGTCTGATTTTGCCAGCTGCGGGCTGCAAATTCACAGAACCGGCTCAGAG AATTTCGCTGCCACGGCCGGTTTTGGGGTGGCCCTTCTGGAGCAGAcactgggcagggcctgggccggCAAGATGCCCCCTTGCCCTCCCCAGCAGGGCCGGGCCCGGACAACGCTCCTGCCTGCACCACAGCTGAGTGAGCCTGGCCAGCAGGGGGAGATGGAGCTGACCTGGCAGGAGATCATGTCCATCGCGGAGCTGCAG GGCCTGGATGTGCCGAATGAGACCCCCTACGACCCCGCACTGTACACCCTCATGCACCAAATGGCGCCCACTGCCAACTACGGGCACTGCCCAGCGCTGGGGGATGGCCCAgtgcccagctgcagccagccTGCCCCAGTGTATGACCGCCAGTATCTGGATGCCATGGTGGCCCCCTGCCCCCGGCTGGGGATGGGCCCCGTGCCCCCTATAGTCCCCCCTTATGGCTACACTGGGATGCTGATCTCCTCCAGCCTTGACCCGGGGCCAGAAACCACCGCCCTGAGCCAGATGGGCACTAACAAGACTCCGTCTCTGTCCGGGCTGCTAAGCGAGTCCCAGGGGGAGGCCGGCAGGCGGGCTGAGGGGGGCCGGGCTGAGGGCTACGGCCCCCCGCCACCCTGCAATGCCCAGGAGGACTTGGAGTCAGATTCAGGCCTGTCACTCAACTATAGCGACGCCGACTCAATGGAGACAGaggggctggagcccagcaggCCGCGGCCCGACTACGCGGAAATGTACCCTGTGGACTACGGCCCGCACTACCCCTTGCTGCCCACCTTGCAGGAGGTGCCCCCCTTCGCCATGCAGCCCCTGGAGCCGTTCAAGCCCCAGCTGGAAAAGGGCCGGGTGCCCCCGCGGGCCGAACTGGCCTGCAACCGGGACGAGCGCCGCGCCCTGGCCATGAAGATCCCCTTCCCCACCGAGAAGATCGTCAACCTGCCGGTGGACGACTTCAACGAGCTGGTGTCCAAGTACCAGCTGACGGAGCCGCAGCTGGCGCTGATCCGGGACATCCGGCGCCGCGGCAAGAACAAGGTGGCGGCCCAGAACTGCCGCAAGCGCAAGCTGGAGAACATCGTGCagctggagcaggagctggagcagctggggCGGGAGCGGCAGCAGCTGCTGCGGGACCGCTGTGAGGTGGACAAGACCCTGGGCCTCATGAAGCAGAAGCTGGGCCAGCTGTACCGCGAGGTCTTCCTCATGCTGCGGGACGATGCGGGGAACCCCTACTCGCCTGAAGAGTTCTCCCTGCAGCTCACCGCAGACGGCGGCATCTTTCTGGTGCCACGCAGCAAGAAACTGGACAGTGGGGACTGA
- the NFE2 gene encoding transcription factor NF-E2 45 kDa subunit isoform X2: MPPCPPQQGRARTTLLPAPQLSEPGQQGEMELTWQEIMSIAELQGLDVPNETPYDPALYTLMHQMAPTANYGHCPALGDGPVPSCSQPAPVYDRQYLDAMVAPCPRLGMGPVPPIVPPYGYTGMLISSSLDPGPETTALSQMGTNKTPSLSGLLSESQGEAGRRAEGGRAEGYGPPPPCNAQEDLESDSGLSLNYSDADSMETEGLEPSRPRPDYAEMYPVDYGPHYPLLPTLQEVPPFAMQPLEPFKPQLEKGRVPPRAELACNRDERRALAMKIPFPTEKIVNLPVDDFNELVSKYQLTEPQLALIRDIRRRGKNKVAAQNCRKRKLENIVQLEQELEQLGRERQQLLRDRCEVDKTLGLMKQKLGQLYREVFLMLRDDAGNPYSPEEFSLQLTADGGIFLVPRSKKLDSGD; this comes from the exons ATGCCCCCTTGCCCTCCCCAGCAGGGCCGGGCCCGGACAACGCTCCTGCCTGCACCACAGCTGAGTGAGCCTGGCCAGCAGGGGGAGATGGAGCTGACCTGGCAGGAGATCATGTCCATCGCGGAGCTGCAG GGCCTGGATGTGCCGAATGAGACCCCCTACGACCCCGCACTGTACACCCTCATGCACCAAATGGCGCCCACTGCCAACTACGGGCACTGCCCAGCGCTGGGGGATGGCCCAgtgcccagctgcagccagccTGCCCCAGTGTATGACCGCCAGTATCTGGATGCCATGGTGGCCCCCTGCCCCCGGCTGGGGATGGGCCCCGTGCCCCCTATAGTCCCCCCTTATGGCTACACTGGGATGCTGATCTCCTCCAGCCTTGACCCGGGGCCAGAAACCACCGCCCTGAGCCAGATGGGCACTAACAAGACTCCGTCTCTGTCCGGGCTGCTAAGCGAGTCCCAGGGGGAGGCCGGCAGGCGGGCTGAGGGGGGCCGGGCTGAGGGCTACGGCCCCCCGCCACCCTGCAATGCCCAGGAGGACTTGGAGTCAGATTCAGGCCTGTCACTCAACTATAGCGACGCCGACTCAATGGAGACAGaggggctggagcccagcaggCCGCGGCCCGACTACGCGGAAATGTACCCTGTGGACTACGGCCCGCACTACCCCTTGCTGCCCACCTTGCAGGAGGTGCCCCCCTTCGCCATGCAGCCCCTGGAGCCGTTCAAGCCCCAGCTGGAAAAGGGCCGGGTGCCCCCGCGGGCCGAACTGGCCTGCAACCGGGACGAGCGCCGCGCCCTGGCCATGAAGATCCCCTTCCCCACCGAGAAGATCGTCAACCTGCCGGTGGACGACTTCAACGAGCTGGTGTCCAAGTACCAGCTGACGGAGCCGCAGCTGGCGCTGATCCGGGACATCCGGCGCCGCGGCAAGAACAAGGTGGCGGCCCAGAACTGCCGCAAGCGCAAGCTGGAGAACATCGTGCagctggagcaggagctggagcagctggggCGGGAGCGGCAGCAGCTGCTGCGGGACCGCTGTGAGGTGGACAAGACCCTGGGCCTCATGAAGCAGAAGCTGGGCCAGCTGTACCGCGAGGTCTTCCTCATGCTGCGGGACGATGCGGGGAACCCCTACTCGCCTGAAGAGTTCTCCCTGCAGCTCACCGCAGACGGCGGCATCTTTCTGGTGCCACGCAGCAAGAAACTGGACAGTGGGGACTGA